A single genomic interval of Anser cygnoides isolate HZ-2024a breed goose chromosome 7, Taihu_goose_T2T_genome, whole genome shotgun sequence harbors:
- the FHIP2A gene encoding FHF complex subunit HOOK interacting protein 2A isoform X1 encodes MFSKFTSILQHAVEALAPSLPLQEDFVYHWKAITHYYIETSDDKAPVTDTNIPSHLEQMLDILVQEENERESGETGPCMEYLLHHKILETLYTLGKADCPPGMKQQVLAFYTKLLGRIQQPLLPHINVHRPVQKLIRLCGEVLATPTENEEIQFLCIVCAKLKQDPYLVNFFLEVIQDPVLHLYRRQNKLKAMASKESTNVITEDMLKGQESLAADTGQPIQPEEIPGAAGAEQMEKEDDLPQQADDLSFSLDELNVASSPESSTVCPNQDYNLVNSLLNLTKSPDGRIAVKACEGLMLLVSLPEPAAAKCLTQSTCLCELLTDRLATLYKALPQSLDPLDIETVEAINWGLDSYSHKEDASAFPGKRALISFLSWFDYCDQLIKEAQKTAAVAMAKAVRERFFVDVMEPQLMQTSEIGILTSTALLHRIVRQVTSDVLLQEVVYFVLGEHREPETLTDINRHPLRHRLIEHCDHISDEISIMTLRMFEHLLQKPNEHILYNLVLRNLEERNYIEYKPLCQEDKDVVENGQIAGAIDLEEDPLFTDLSPDNTLSAQEWLSASPPVSPDHPKNDGKTEVHKIVNSFLCLVPDEAKSSYHVEGTGYDTYLRDAHRQFRDYCVICLRWEWPGSPRSLEKCNLEASFFEGHFLKVLFERMGRILDQPYDVNLQVTSVLSKLSLFPHPHIHEYLLDPYVNLASGCRSLFSVIVRVVGDLMVRIQRIPDFTPKLLLVRKRLLGLEPEGPIIDHMTLLEGVIVLEEFCKELAAIAFVKYHASSTP; translated from the exons ATGTTCTCCAAGTTCACCTCCATCCTGCAGCACGCCGTGGAGGCG CTTGCACCTTCCCTTCCATTACAAGAAGATTTTGTTTACCACTGGAAGGCAATCACCCATTACTACATAGAGACGTcag ATGACAAAGCTCCTGTGACCGATACCAACATTCCTTCTCATCTGGAGCAGATGTTGGATATTCTAgtgcaagaagaaaatgagagggAATCAGGTGAAACGGGGCCGTGTATGGAGTATTTGCTACATCACAAGATTCTGGAGACACTCTACACACTAGGAAAAGCTGAT tgtcCTCCAGGAATGAAACAGCAAGTTTTGGCTTTTTATACAAAACTGCTTGGAAGAATACAACAACCTCTTCTTCCCCACATAAATGTGCATAGGCCAGTGCAG AAATTAATCAGGCTGTGTGGTGAAGTTCTGGCAACaccaacagaaaatgaagaaattcagtTTCTCTGTATAGTATGTGCAAAGCTGAAACAGGATCCATACCTGGTCAACTTTTTCCTTGAG GTCATTCAGGATCCTGTTTTGCACCTTTACAGGAGGCAG aatAAGTTAAAAGCAATGGCTTCCAAAGAGTCAACAAACGTAATCACAGAAGACATGCTAAAAGGCCAAGAGTCTTTGGCAGCAGACACAGGACAGCCCATTCAGCCTGAAGAAAtacctggtgctgctggagcagagcaaatggagaaggaagatgaCCTCCCTCAACAGGCAGATGATTTGTCTTTCAGTCTGGATGAACTCAATGTCGCATCATCACCCGAGTCCTCCACTGTTTGTCCAAATCAAGACTATAATTTAGTGAATTCTCTGCTAAATCTCACTAAAAGTCCG GACGGCCGGATAGCCGTGAAGGCCTGTGAAGGGCTCATGCTTTTGGTGAGTTTGCCAGAACCAGCAGCTGCCAAGTGCCTGACTCAAAGCACTTGTTTGTGTGAACTGTTGACAGACAGGCTGGCCACCCTCTACAAAGCCCTGCCTCAGTCACTGGATCCCTTAGACATTGAAACAGTGGAGGCAATTAACTGGGG TTTGGATTCCTATAGCCACAAAGAAGACGCATCTGCTTTTCCAGGGAAAAGAGCGttgatttcatttctttcatggtTTGACTACTGTGATCAACTCATCAAAGAAGCACAAAAG actgCTGCTGTTGCTATGGCAAAAGCTGTGCGGGAACGATTTTTCGTTGATGTTATGGAACCCCAGCTGATGCAAAC CTCAGAGATTGGAATCCTCACATCAACTGCGCTATTGCATCGCATTGTTCGTCAAGTAACTTCGGATGTCCTGCTGCAGGAAGTAGTTTATTTTGTACTAGGAGAACACAGAGAGCCAGAAACTTTGACAGACATCAACAGACATCCATTGCGACACAGGTTAATTGAACACTGTGATCACATTTCTGATGAG atcaGCATAATGACTCTACGAATGTTTGAGCACCTTTTGCAAAAACCCAATGAGCATATTCTTTATAATTTGGTTCTGAGaaatttagaagaaagaaattatataGAATATAAGCCACTGTGTCAAGAAGATAAAGATGTGGTAGAGAATGGACAGATTGCAGGAGCAAT AGACCTGGAGGAAGATCCGCTATTTACTGATCTGTCTCCAGATAACACATTGTCAGCTCAAGAGTGGCTCAGTGCTTCTCCACCTGTCAGTCCAGATCATCCAAAAAATGACGGGAAGACTGAAGTTCATAAAATTGTAAATAG TTTTCTCTGTCTTGTACCTGATGAAGCCAAGTCGTCATACCACGTGGAGGGTACAGGTTATGATACTTACCTCAGAGATGCCCACAGACAA TTCCGTGATTATTGTGTCATCTGCTTACGGTGGGAGTGGCCTGGATCTCCCAGGTCTTTGGAAAAGTGCAATTTAGAAGCATCATTTTTTGAAGGACACTTTTTGAAAGTCCTCTTTGAAAGAATGGGCAGGATTCTTGATCAG cCCTATGATGTAAATTTACAAGTTACGTCAGTGTTGTCCAAACTCTCCTTGTTTCCCCATCCTCATATACACGAATACCTTTTGGATCCTTATGTAAACCTAGCCTCTGGCTGCAGGTCTCTCTTCTCTGTTATTGTCAGG
- the FHIP2A gene encoding FHF complex subunit HOOK interacting protein 2A isoform X2 — MFSKFTSILQHAVEALAPSLPLQEDFVYHWKAITHYYIETSDDKAPVTDTNIPSHLEQMLDILVQEENERESGETGPCMEYLLHHKILETLYTLGKADCPPGMKQQVLAFYTKLLGRIQQPLLPHINVHRPVQKLIRLCGEVLATPTENEEIQFLCIVCAKLKQDPYLVNFFLENKLKAMASKESTNVITEDMLKGQESLAADTGQPIQPEEIPGAAGAEQMEKEDDLPQQADDLSFSLDELNVASSPESSTVCPNQDYNLVNSLLNLTKSPDGRIAVKACEGLMLLVSLPEPAAAKCLTQSTCLCELLTDRLATLYKALPQSLDPLDIETVEAINWGLDSYSHKEDASAFPGKRALISFLSWFDYCDQLIKEAQKTAAVAMAKAVRERFFVDVMEPQLMQTSEIGILTSTALLHRIVRQVTSDVLLQEVVYFVLGEHREPETLTDINRHPLRHRLIEHCDHISDEISIMTLRMFEHLLQKPNEHILYNLVLRNLEERNYIEYKPLCQEDKDVVENGQIAGAIDLEEDPLFTDLSPDNTLSAQEWLSASPPVSPDHPKNDGKTEVHKIVNSFLCLVPDEAKSSYHVEGTGYDTYLRDAHRQFRDYCVICLRWEWPGSPRSLEKCNLEASFFEGHFLKVLFERMGRILDQPYDVNLQVTSVLSKLSLFPHPHIHEYLLDPYVNLASGCRSLFSVIVRVVGDLMVRIQRIPDFTPKLLLVRKRLLGLEPEGPIIDHMTLLEGVIVLEEFCKELAAIAFVKYHASSTP, encoded by the exons ATGTTCTCCAAGTTCACCTCCATCCTGCAGCACGCCGTGGAGGCG CTTGCACCTTCCCTTCCATTACAAGAAGATTTTGTTTACCACTGGAAGGCAATCACCCATTACTACATAGAGACGTcag ATGACAAAGCTCCTGTGACCGATACCAACATTCCTTCTCATCTGGAGCAGATGTTGGATATTCTAgtgcaagaagaaaatgagagggAATCAGGTGAAACGGGGCCGTGTATGGAGTATTTGCTACATCACAAGATTCTGGAGACACTCTACACACTAGGAAAAGCTGAT tgtcCTCCAGGAATGAAACAGCAAGTTTTGGCTTTTTATACAAAACTGCTTGGAAGAATACAACAACCTCTTCTTCCCCACATAAATGTGCATAGGCCAGTGCAG AAATTAATCAGGCTGTGTGGTGAAGTTCTGGCAACaccaacagaaaatgaagaaattcagtTTCTCTGTATAGTATGTGCAAAGCTGAAACAGGATCCATACCTGGTCAACTTTTTCCTTGAG aatAAGTTAAAAGCAATGGCTTCCAAAGAGTCAACAAACGTAATCACAGAAGACATGCTAAAAGGCCAAGAGTCTTTGGCAGCAGACACAGGACAGCCCATTCAGCCTGAAGAAAtacctggtgctgctggagcagagcaaatggagaaggaagatgaCCTCCCTCAACAGGCAGATGATTTGTCTTTCAGTCTGGATGAACTCAATGTCGCATCATCACCCGAGTCCTCCACTGTTTGTCCAAATCAAGACTATAATTTAGTGAATTCTCTGCTAAATCTCACTAAAAGTCCG GACGGCCGGATAGCCGTGAAGGCCTGTGAAGGGCTCATGCTTTTGGTGAGTTTGCCAGAACCAGCAGCTGCCAAGTGCCTGACTCAAAGCACTTGTTTGTGTGAACTGTTGACAGACAGGCTGGCCACCCTCTACAAAGCCCTGCCTCAGTCACTGGATCCCTTAGACATTGAAACAGTGGAGGCAATTAACTGGGG TTTGGATTCCTATAGCCACAAAGAAGACGCATCTGCTTTTCCAGGGAAAAGAGCGttgatttcatttctttcatggtTTGACTACTGTGATCAACTCATCAAAGAAGCACAAAAG actgCTGCTGTTGCTATGGCAAAAGCTGTGCGGGAACGATTTTTCGTTGATGTTATGGAACCCCAGCTGATGCAAAC CTCAGAGATTGGAATCCTCACATCAACTGCGCTATTGCATCGCATTGTTCGTCAAGTAACTTCGGATGTCCTGCTGCAGGAAGTAGTTTATTTTGTACTAGGAGAACACAGAGAGCCAGAAACTTTGACAGACATCAACAGACATCCATTGCGACACAGGTTAATTGAACACTGTGATCACATTTCTGATGAG atcaGCATAATGACTCTACGAATGTTTGAGCACCTTTTGCAAAAACCCAATGAGCATATTCTTTATAATTTGGTTCTGAGaaatttagaagaaagaaattatataGAATATAAGCCACTGTGTCAAGAAGATAAAGATGTGGTAGAGAATGGACAGATTGCAGGAGCAAT AGACCTGGAGGAAGATCCGCTATTTACTGATCTGTCTCCAGATAACACATTGTCAGCTCAAGAGTGGCTCAGTGCTTCTCCACCTGTCAGTCCAGATCATCCAAAAAATGACGGGAAGACTGAAGTTCATAAAATTGTAAATAG TTTTCTCTGTCTTGTACCTGATGAAGCCAAGTCGTCATACCACGTGGAGGGTACAGGTTATGATACTTACCTCAGAGATGCCCACAGACAA TTCCGTGATTATTGTGTCATCTGCTTACGGTGGGAGTGGCCTGGATCTCCCAGGTCTTTGGAAAAGTGCAATTTAGAAGCATCATTTTTTGAAGGACACTTTTTGAAAGTCCTCTTTGAAAGAATGGGCAGGATTCTTGATCAG cCCTATGATGTAAATTTACAAGTTACGTCAGTGTTGTCCAAACTCTCCTTGTTTCCCCATCCTCATATACACGAATACCTTTTGGATCCTTATGTAAACCTAGCCTCTGGCTGCAGGTCTCTCTTCTCTGTTATTGTCAGG